A single window of uncultured Pseudodesulfovibrio sp. DNA harbors:
- a CDS encoding phage tail fiber protein, translating to MTIASLKTKEYFSGNGSTRVFELPFMFMRDEDVEVLVSDAEGVETVQVLGSDYTLTGAGEQSCGVCHMSRTLQKEEVLFVRRSPVLTQEADYLENGAFPAASHEAALDKLTMICQALSERLDRTISLRISSAVEGLVLPEPAADNVLGWNAAQDNLENKEIIDFGQVAIPISVTQGGTGATNPTEALIGLGFGATGMAVSCCSTGEEVLQTIDSEGNIVRTLSGSLLKAVYGDEAQVHTGTDLSELVVERNHVVWTLTEESHFTDVSLPYDGTYVFHVYPAGYELNLAVSYKMSEMLASPNPLAGEIRVVVEQFNARKTILVVQNMEV from the coding sequence ATGACTATCGCATCATTGAAGACAAAAGAATATTTTAGTGGGAATGGGTCGACTCGTGTTTTTGAACTGCCGTTTATGTTTATGCGGGATGAAGACGTTGAAGTCCTTGTGAGTGATGCTGAAGGTGTCGAAACCGTTCAGGTTCTGGGTTCTGATTATACTTTGACTGGGGCCGGAGAACAGTCCTGCGGTGTATGTCATATGAGTCGCACTTTGCAGAAGGAAGAAGTTTTGTTTGTGCGTCGCAGCCCTGTTTTGACCCAGGAGGCGGATTATCTTGAAAACGGGGCTTTTCCTGCCGCATCTCATGAAGCGGCTCTGGATAAGCTGACCATGATTTGTCAGGCGTTGTCAGAACGGCTCGATAGGACGATCTCGTTGCGCATTTCATCCGCCGTAGAAGGTTTGGTTTTGCCGGAACCAGCCGCAGACAACGTCCTTGGTTGGAATGCCGCTCAAGATAATTTGGAAAATAAGGAGATCATAGATTTTGGTCAGGTTGCTATTCCTATCTCTGTGACGCAGGGCGGAACCGGGGCCACGAATCCCACGGAGGCCTTGATTGGCCTTGGTTTCGGAGCGACTGGTATGGCTGTGTCCTGTTGCAGTACCGGAGAGGAAGTTCTTCAGACCATTGATTCGGAAGGGAACATCGTTCGGACTCTTTCCGGCAGTTTGCTCAAGGCTGTCTATGGAGATGAGGCCCAAGTACATACCGGTACGGATTTGTCCGAACTGGTGGTGGAACGCAATCATGTTGTCTGGACCCTAACGGAAGAAAGCCATTTTACGGATGTATCCCTGCCGTATGATGGGACCTATGTCTTTCACGTATATCCCGCAGGCTACGAATTGAATCTGGCAGTTTCCTACAAGATGAGTGAAATGCTGGCGAGTCCCAATCCATTGGCTGGGGAAATTCGTGTGGTGGTTGAGCAATTCAATGCACGCAAGACCATTCTTGTTGTGCAGAATATGGAGGTCTAG